AGTTGCAGGTCTTCCCCTTGACTGCCCATTGCGCATGACCTGACGTCACCTTCCTCAAGATCAGGGAAGGCCGCAAGGATTGCGTCGCGGGCCGCTTGCTGCAACCTTCTGCCCTTACTTTTAGCAGATGAAACCTTAATCGGCATCGTCACCCATGATCTCACCAAGGGTTAGGCCGCGTCCTTCGACGCGCATTTCGTGGCGCTTGAGCCATTCTTCGACACCTCGATCAAAGCGATCGATTGCCTCACACAATCTGTTGTCTGTCATGTTTGTATTTATCCTTTCATGTAAATTTTCGGGCGGGCTCAAAACCACTCGTGGTGCTGACGCCAAAAAGGTTTCGCAGCCTCGATCCTCGACAGCCCAGCGACGATGCCGTTGATCGTCATCATGGCGGTTTGCTGATCGAGTGGCGTCGCCGTCTCAGACTTCATCTGATCGATCGCTTTCTCGTAGCGGGCCGCTTTCATCGTGGGCGGGAAGATCGTGATCGCGCCGTTGAAAGCCGTTGTCAGGAACGGGCGAAGATCAAGGAATTCGAAGGACGACAGGCGAACGAAGTGGTATTCCTCACCATCGGCATCGGTGTTGGTCGAGCGATAGTTAAAGACGCGATCGGCGAATTCTCGTGCACCCGCTGGCGTTGTGTTGAGGGCGCGGGCAAGGGTTCGGGTGAAGGTGTTCATTAGTGTGTTTCCTTTCTGAAGATCGGCGTTGCGCCGTAAGCCTCGATCGCCTCTCTTATGGCTTCCTCGGCGACCTCGTATTCTGATCGCAGTTTCACCACGAGGAAGACCTGATCGTCTTCAATGAACGTGGTGAAACTTTCGAAGAGATCGAAGTGAAGGGTGATCGCGTCTGACGGTTGAAAGCCAAGATGCTTGGCAAGGTGTGTGATGAAATCGTTCATGGTTCAGGCTCCAATTAGCACCACACTCTTTCGAGCGCGCGTGACAGCGGTGTAAGCAAGGTTCTTGTATTCAGGTGATCGGCGAATGTTGCCGATATCGACGTAAACCTTGTTCCACGCCGAACCCTGCGACTTGTGCGTCGTCAGCGCATACGTGAACGATGCCACGGGTGCGGCCACGTGCACCTTTTGAGATTCATTCAAATGACTGCCGAGAATGTCGATCAGTGAGATCACCATCGGACCTACTGATGTTGCGACGGTGATGGCGGTTGTCGTTTCGTCGAAATTGACGGTTTCGGTGACAAAGAACTCGTCACCATTGCGCGCGTCGCCGTGCGGCTTGGTGATCATCAGCTTTTCGCCAGCGTAAATGGTGAAGGGTGACATGCGGAGGGCGGCGCGCATCTGAGCATTGATCTCTTGCCGCCGAGGGTTCGTATAAACGAGATATACGGCATCGCCTCTGACGACCTCGATCGCCGCGTCCTTGGCGTCATACTGGTTATAAGCGACGTCTTCGAATGGACCTTTGATCGACTGGCCGCGCAAGAGTGCTTGCGAAAGATCGATGATGCCGCGTCGATCCGTTCGCATGATTTTGGTTAGATGGCCGTGGGCGTTTTTGAGGTCGAAACCCATTTCATCGTTGACGGGCCCGATTTGGTTGGGATCGCCAAGCACCAGCAGCTTCACGCCGAGGCGGCGCAGCAAGCGGGCGTCTTCAATGCCAACCATCGACGCTTCATCGACCACCACGAGGCTGGGCTTGCGATCGAGGTGATTGAGGTTGTCGCGGGCGCGAAAGAACACCGTCTGAAGCGCGTTGTATTTGCGCGCCGCCCTTTCCAATTCCAGCATGTTGGTGGCCGTGGGCCGACGCTCAGCCGTCATCTTGGCCAGCGCATAACGCTTGCCCTCAAGCGTCTCGTCGCGGTTGATCTTCACCATTTCCTTCACCAGCGCGCAAATGGTCGAGATTTGCGTGTCTTTGGGGAAGGCATCGGCGATGACATTCTTCGCCTTGTGTGTGACGGCGCAAAGAACGATGTCGGCAGTGGTGAGGCCAAGCTTGGTGATCGCCGATCGCGCTACCGTGGTCTTTCCAGTGCCAGCGGCACCAGTCAGGATGCCCACTCCGTCCTTGCGAATGGCGGCAACTACCTTGTCAGTTTCTCTTTCTTGTGATGATGTCAGTTTCATTGTTGTTGTTCCTTTCTTCACTCTTCATCGCCCCAAACTAAATCCTCACTTCCAGTGAGGTGAGACAAAGATTGGTGTGGTTGGTTAATGGTTTGTGCGATGGTTTCAGCCACCTTGCGCTTGATGTATTTGCGCCGCCGCGCCGTTTGCGGCACGCCATCGATCGTGAACGGATATCGATCGCTCAAGATCAGCGGGCGAACCGCTTCGAATAGGCGGGAATTCAGATGCGCGGTGTGACTGGCACCATCGCGATACCTGAAGCCCATGTTGCGCCCGATCGTCTGGTTGATCTCGTCAAGGTGGCGCAGACGAACGCAATCGTTTCGTCCCATGATCGCGTTGAGCCCTTCAAGGTGCGACCATATCGCAGGGTGGAAGACGTGAAAAATCGAGTGGACGGGCTTGCCCATGTATGAGTTGAGACCCTTCGCGGCCAAGTGAGATCGCGAATTCTTGAGATCGCTGATCGAGTTGGACACGAGGTCAACCTTGCCCAGCTTTTGCAATTCCTGAGCGTATTTGCCGATCGTCTTCGCCGATATGCGGACAGATTTTAGCGTGGTTGGTTTGAAATCGATCAGCGGTGTGTCGAGTTCAATGACTTCGATATCGCCACGCCAGCGCGCTATATGGCAAGGCAGGCGCTCGGCGGTTAGCAGGACCGTGTTACGGGCGCGGCCAATCCAATCGGTCTTGCACCATGACCATTTGCGACCGATTTCATCGCGATAAAACGGCTCGTTTTGAAATTCGCCATACTCTTGATGGTCGACGATCTCGACCGCGTCTGTTGCCTTGAAATTGAGCAACACCTTGGCGTCACTGTAGTCGAGTTGACGACCGTTATCCTTTTTCGGAACCGCATTGTGTTTGATAAAGCGGTTGAAGGCGCGATAATTCTCGATATCGCTCAACGTCTCGTCATAGGAAGGGCGGAAACTATCGACGAATTCGATCAGGTGCCCATGGTGCATCTCGATCAAGTCATCGGGCCCAACCTCGTCATGGACAAGCAAGCGAACGTAGTTGTCGGCAAACGCGGCTTCGACACGGCCATCGATGTACAGCGGTGAAGCGATAAGACGCGTGACGCACTTGTGATGCCAGACTTGGGCAACGGCATGGACGGTGAAGAAAACCGCGCGTTGCGGCGGGCGAACGCCGCGCCATAGGTTAAGGTTGTAATCTTCCATGTATTGTAGGGCTTGCGGGTGGCGATCGCGGATTGCCGATAATACGGTTTCATAGTTGCCCGCGTCAGCCGCTTCGAAGCCGATCATCGGTTCCTTGTTGGCCTCGGCCCATTCCTCATAAAGCTTGGAAAAACTCTTGATCAGGATTGGTTTGAGTAGCGGGTGATTCATGTTTTCGAGTTCTGCCGCTTTCTCTTGCGCCGCTTCATACGTCGCGAATGCAAACATGGTGGCGGTGTGGTGGCGGGCCTCGATCTCGTGCTGAGCAATGATGTCAGGCAAGTTGTGCATCAGCGATCGTGTCTTCGACACACCTTCAGGTGCGCTGATCAGGGTTGTTGTGTGTGCAATACCCTTCACCGTGCAAGCTTGTGCGACGATGTCACCAATCGCGGCTGACGCCGTCTGGTAATCAGTGGCGGCAAGCGAAAAGCTTTCTTCGACAGGCGATCGATTGCGATCAACAGCATTCATCAGGGCGACTTCGTTGCGCCATTTCTCGATCATGTCGCCTAGGGGAAGAGGCAAGCGACGGGTGCCGCGTTTGCAATCGAGGGGATCGCTACCCCTGATTTGCACCGTCCCAAAATCCATCGTCATTCGGGAATTTGGCTGGCCATCGGCGGGATGGTTGCGGAACATGGCGACCGTCTGGCCATCCTCGGTCACAAAACCTGCGAATTCGGGATACTCGCCTTCAGGAAAGTGATGGCGCATACGTTCATCGATGTAGTCTTGTTCATCGGTTTCGATTTGCGACAGCACGACTGGTGACGAGGTCGAGGAACGCGTCGCCTTCACCAGCGGGCGGGCGAACATGTCATCAACCAAGAGGGCGGTGTCGATGTTGCGGGCGGCGCGCTCGCTGACGCGTTCAAAGATCACGAATTGCTTGCACTCACCTTCGATGCCGAAAACGTTGGGCTTGTCGAGAATGCGAAGACCGTTGGGAAGGCGACGATAGTTGCCCGCGTTTTTCAAGGCAGGATCAGGCGCAACCTTGAGCGTTGCGAGGTCGAAGAACTCGGCGAAAACCGTTTCCAGCTTCGACCATGCCCGCTTGTAACCGTCGAGGGGAAAGTCGCGAATACCGACGTGATCGGTGCTGAAGGCGAAATGATAGTGAAAGGATTTCTGGCCGCTGAAATTGACGGCCATGCCCCTGAGATCGTGGAAGCGGTCGCGGCACAACTGGTAAAAGGCATGGTGGCGGCAAGCGTCGCGCTTCCCACGGGCCCACGCCATCTGAGCCTCAACGAATTCGACATCATCAACGTCAAATTCAAAGGTCAAGATGACGATCGGCGCGATGACGACGCGCTTGTTGACGTTGCGGAAAAGTTCTTCGTCAGTCTCGAAATCGACGTTCAACAGCGGATTTGTGAAGAACGCCATGTTGTCGAGATAGTGAGGATCAGCCATCGCCATCAGCGTGTGCCGATCGTTGCGCGTGGTCTTTTTCTCATTCTGAAGGCTGATGTAATAGTCAGCCGAATGCAGATGCGGAATGATGAAGGCCGAGACGAATTCAGACGTCTTGCCCTCGATTGCGGACAGGATTTGCCGCGTAGTCTTGATGGAGAATTGGTGCATTGTCCCTTTCGACGTTCCTTTAGAATTGGAATGTCGGTGGCAATGGTTTGCGGCGAAGGAACAACACCGCTCAACCCAGTAGGACATGACCCCTAAAGGCCACCGACCATCTATTTATGCTCTAGCGTCAATTCCGCGCGCAATATTAAAAGCAACCGTGCATAATTTTTGCATGATGGCCTTCGTTACCAATAGTCGGCTTGATAATTAGTGGTATGACTTGGCCTCGTTCATCTGGCATTCAAGTCTTGCCTCGGAAAAACGGGATTTATTCGTCAAGGAAAACAACGGGTTACGGAAAAAGGTACACGTAAGGGATTCGTCTACTTTATTATTATAATAGTGTGTCCCTTACGTGTACCTTTTTGGGTGTTTTAGTTATCGGTTCAAAGAGACCTCAAGTCGCTTAAAGATAATGAGGGCGGCGGGCCGCTGAATGACTTGAGGAACGCCCGCGTCCCATTTATGCCGTAGGTGGCCGTTTAAGGGGGGTAGGATTGCGAAGGCGACCCGCTCGGCTACGCGCATACCCTGAAGCCCTTTCGAAGCGTTCTAGGGCCCTAAAATCGGCCATCCAGACGCCTCTGACGTTTTGCACGACGTTTCACTAAATACCTGATGAAGAAAATCACCGTCGAATACGATCACAAACGCATGGCAGCGATCGCAAAAGCGATCGGACCTTTCATCAGGAACGAAGACGAGGCCGATTATTGCACCAGCTTCATTATTGCGATGGTCGCCACAACCGTGATCGATGACGTGCCCGATCTTCGCGAAGTCTGATGACGTGCATAATTTTTGCAAATTTGGGCGTTGAATATCGTCGCGATAAGACCGTAATAAGAGGAACGGGTTGGGTAAGTCTTGCCCTTCCTCGATGCGATGAAGACTTCCCAGATTCATCGCATCGCACCTTTGGGCCGCGACGTGTATCCATCCTAGTGTCGCGGCCCACTTTTTCCGATCAAATCACCGTGCATAATTTTTGCAAATTTGGATATGGCAGGAAATTCACGCTCCTGACTAAATAGTTGTGCGGTTGGGTTCCATCTGCCGCGATCTCTCGGTGTGCCTTCCAGATTGGTCGCACCATCAACTAGGGCCCGATTATTGCGCATGATGATCGGGCCCACTTTTTTCAGATTTGTGTGAGGTGAAACTTGTCCGATTACATCATCGTCATCGTGCTGGCCGCGATCATCGCCACCGTCTATTACAAGTTGTTCTTCAAGGAAAAGATCGCTCAGATGATCTATGAAGACGCTGATGGTTGGCGTTTCGGGCCGATCATCAAGGGTGAGACGCGATCGAAGGGAATGCCCTTTAGCGAGATCGATGTCGCCAAGGGCTTCACCATCCCCAAGCGGGCTGACGGCCACGTCAACGAATTGACGACTGACGTTCCCGCCATCGTCGGCCAGTTGGCGGCAGGGAAGACGATCGAGATCGTGGTCGAGATCGAGGGTGATGAAGATGCCCAGTTTTTCCAGAAAGAGAATGACGTGGCCGATGCGACGATGACGCCGTTCTTTCGCGTCGACAACGTCAACTGGTATGTCAATCTTCCCGAGGACATGGAGAACGCTGATCGCTGGTATGGGCTGGGCGGCAGGACACCCATGACGATCGGGCGGCACACGATCACCTTACCACTCTCACAAGATCGTTGGATCAACGTTTGGGGACAGAATCTGCCCAGCTTTTACGAGGCGCTAAAGCGCGCCGAAAGGTTCGGCCTAGTGTTCGGTGGCAACTTTGGCCTTGCACACGGCGTCTACACCGATCGCGCGGTGACGTTGAAGATCGTCAGCGTGAAGATTGTCTAAATAGATTGCCGTCCAAGCAACTTACTCAGTCCTCTCCGAACCAAGTGCGGTTTAATAAGAGCCTCGATCATTGATCGGGGCTTTTTTGTTCAATGGTTTGAGCCCCGAACCGTGGCGAAATTAACCATATAGGTTACGGCCACGGGCGGCAGGAACCCGCGCCATTCTCGCTAAATAGTTGCATGACGAAACCTAAACAGCCCAAGAGTGCCCGCCGTGCCATGTCCAAGACCATCGCCAAGGCCTCGGCCAACGCCGAATTGGAGGCCAAGCGCGAATACAGACTGGCCAACGATGGCAAGCGTGGCGGTTACAAACACCTGACGCCCGAACAGGTCGAGGATGCGCTTGAAATGATCAGGTGCGGGCGCATGATGGCCGAGGTGACGGCCAAGCTAGGCGTCAGCAAGGGTGCACTGGCCAGCCGCGCGGCCACCAATCCTGAATTTGCTAAGCAACTACACGAGGCAAGAGCAATCGGCGCATGGAT
This is a stretch of genomic DNA from Aurantiacibacter arachoides. It encodes these proteins:
- a CDS encoding ATP-dependent RecD-like DNA helicase, with protein sequence MKLTSSQERETDKVVAAIRKDGVGILTGAAGTGKTTVARSAITKLGLTTADIVLCAVTHKAKNVIADAFPKDTQISTICALVKEMVKINRDETLEGKRYALAKMTAERRPTATNMLELERAARKYNALQTVFFRARDNLNHLDRKPSLVVVDEASMVGIEDARLLRRLGVKLLVLGDPNQIGPVNDEMGFDLKNAHGHLTKIMRTDRRGIIDLSQALLRGQSIKGPFEDVAYNQYDAKDAAIEVVRGDAVYLVYTNPRRQEINAQMRAALRMSPFTIYAGEKLMITKPHGDARNGDEFFVTETVNFDETTTAITVATSVGPMVISLIDILGSHLNESQKVHVAAPVASFTYALTTHKSQGSAWNKVYVDIGNIRRSPEYKNLAYTAVTRARKSVVLIGA